A window of the Anoplolepis gracilipes chromosome 11, ASM4749672v1, whole genome shotgun sequence genome harbors these coding sequences:
- the LOC140671283 gene encoding uncharacterized protein — MEQVLTQQSTLINSVEEYFAWEVRCDDYIKSLEEQSRIKRPRISIGYRQLLIAKIARLEGLKNALRKRFVHAGAGHSAHQAALFWREIDTAFENRISTGAIINSNYIEPRQFLEDASDIVLEHVRDAIETHCSVKVNTMFNGEFVAGEKHNDKSVSTKNCELFRTSDLREWYEQRVIEPTLASLEEFQERDSGWALSRIHNLTVNINKYNPMRAGCHIILPRKIMMKRAIVNVRSKDNACFAWAVTAAMYPAERRVERELSYPRYTDVLNLRDIEFPVTLNQIKKFEINNNISINVYTIENENIVPIRLSEQKRDKHANLLYIQDAQDIGHFAWIKNLSRLVSSQLNKHNGQKYICDRYVYLILLIFFKINI; from the coding sequence atggagcAGGTTTTAACGCAACAATCCACCTTGATAAATTCGGTGGAGGAGTACTTTGCATGGGAGGTGCGATGCGATGATTATATCAAGTCGTTGGAAGAGCagagtcgaattaaacgaccgcgaatatcgatcggatatcgacaattgttgatcgcaaagatcgcgcgactcgaaggactgaaaaatgcGTTGCGCAAACGTTTCGTACACGCGGGTGCCGGACACAGCGCGCATCAAGCTGCACTATTTTGGCGAGAAATTGATACAGCGTTCGAGAACCGTATATCGACTGGTGCGATAATCAATAGCAATTATATCGAACCTCGCCAGTTTCTCGAAGACGCGAGTGATATCGTGCTCGAACATGTGCGAGACGCTATCGAAACACActgcagtgtgaaagtgaatactatgtttaacggtgagtttgtggcgggTGAAAAGCACAACGATAAAAGTGTAAGTACAAAAAACTGTGAACTATTTCGTACATCTGATTTACGCGAATGGTACGAGCAACGTGTTATCGAGCCCACTTTAGCatctctcgaagaatttcaagaacgtgatagtgggtgggcattatcgcgtatacataatttgactgtaaatataaataaatataatcctatgcgtgcgggatgtcatattatattaccgcgaaagataatgatgAAGCGAGCGATAGTTAACGTGCGAtccaaagacaatgcatgtttcgCATGGGCAGTGACTGCTGCTATGTATCCCGCTGAAAGAAGGGTTGAACGAGAATTATCGTACCCGCGTTACACGGATGTGCTAAATCTTCGAgacattgagtttccagtgactcttaatcaaattaaaaagtttgaaattaacaacaatatttcaatcaatgtgtataccatcgaaaacgaaaatattgttcctattcgtctttcggagcaaaagagggacaagcacgccaatttgctctacattcaagatgcgcaagatatcggacatttcgcgtggatcaagaatttatcgcgactcgtgagttcgcaactcaataaacacaatggacaaaaatatatttgcgatcggtatgtatatttaatattattgatttttttcaaaataaatatataa